Proteins from a genomic interval of Armatimonadota bacterium:
- the tsaA gene encoding tRNA (N6-threonylcarbamoyladenosine(37)-N6)-methyltransferase TrmO, translating into MEIALYPIGIVRSERTSKEDADWGVGVSTIELDPALSEGLEGLEQFSHAVIVFFLHEGEVFTPPRIKRRPREREDMPLLGVFAQRGKVRPNPIGVTTAKIVSVEPGRLIVSGLDAIDGTPVLDIKPYFSAFDHADDAAAPEWVDRLMEGYF; encoded by the coding sequence ATCGAGATCGCACTCTATCCAATTGGGATCGTCCGCTCCGAACGTACGAGCAAAGAGGACGCGGACTGGGGCGTCGGCGTCTCGACGATAGAACTGGACCCTGCGCTCTCCGAAGGTCTGGAGGGCCTGGAGCAATTCTCTCACGCCGTGATCGTTTTCTTTTTGCACGAAGGCGAGGTCTTTACGCCGCCTCGCATTAAGCGCCGGCCGCGAGAGCGCGAGGATATGCCGCTGTTGGGCGTGTTTGCGCAGCGCGGCAAAGTGCGTCCGAACCCGATCGGCGTTACGACGGCCAAGATCGTATCGGTCGAGCCTGGGAGATTGATCGTGTCGGGTTTGGACGCGATCGACGGCACCCCGGTGCTGGATATCAAGCCCTACTTTTCGGCTTTCGACCATGCGGACGACGCCGCAGCGCCCGAGTGGGTCGATCGCCTGATGGAAGGGTATTTCTAG
- a CDS encoding S9 family peptidase: MSKRNITIEDLYRVRLASDPNIAPDGSAVVFVNKRIDAEKNKYFSNLFMIREGRTFAFTNGDWSDSSPRWSPDSSQIAFVSNRNKPGSQVYIIKADGGEAQPVTKMAEGAISEIAWSPDGSKLAFTYRSVAAEWNEEAKEERKKKGLSNPPMKVTKTFYRLDGDGYFIDQRFHLYVIDLASGETKQLTDGDLYEEGDLAWSPDGSKIAFISNRKPDPYADPGFDDIWTVSPNGGEPTKIDSPDGPKGGLAWSPNGEALAYAGHEYPDDSWGIRNVRLWTLNLRTGEAKSHTDSIDNSLGVNSLTDMREFGGGSKVVWSADSASVYFLLSEMGSVRIYRSDLQGGHVCLTPGDHDVSGFSVASNGSVAFAVGTSVSPHEIAVAKPAGNSLDTIYQTDLNGAFLSEVNVARPEAFHVVADDGVAVHGWIMRPPDFDPNRKYPTILMIHGGPSAMYGNCFFHEFQSTAAQGFVVVYTNPRGGKGYGEAFVSAIKGDWGNRDYNDLMQVTDWVSNLPYVDADRMGVAGGSYGGYMTTWIVGHTDRFKTAVADRVVTNLVSMAGGSDFPQIPDRYWPGNAWSETETLRKCSPLTYAANVKTPHLLVHSEGDLRCPIGQADEWYSAMKRLGVEIVYVRYPVESSHGLSRSGPPDLRIHRLTQYIDWWNNRLKP, translated from the coding sequence ATGAGCAAGCGCAACATTACGATCGAAGACCTTTACCGAGTTCGTTTGGCGTCCGACCCCAACATCGCGCCCGACGGAAGCGCCGTCGTCTTTGTCAACAAGCGGATCGACGCGGAGAAGAACAAGTACTTCTCCAATCTATTCATGATTCGCGAAGGCCGGACCTTTGCCTTCACCAACGGCGATTGGAGCGATTCGTCGCCTCGCTGGTCGCCCGACTCCAGCCAAATTGCTTTTGTCTCCAATCGCAACAAGCCCGGCAGCCAGGTCTACATCATCAAAGCCGACGGCGGCGAGGCGCAACCCGTAACCAAGATGGCCGAAGGCGCGATCTCCGAGATCGCATGGTCTCCGGATGGCAGCAAGCTCGCCTTTACCTATCGTTCAGTGGCTGCCGAATGGAACGAAGAGGCCAAGGAAGAGCGCAAGAAGAAGGGCCTCTCCAATCCGCCGATGAAGGTTACTAAGACCTTCTACCGTTTGGACGGCGACGGCTACTTTATCGATCAGCGGTTTCATCTCTATGTGATCGATCTGGCATCGGGAGAAACGAAGCAACTGACCGACGGCGACCTTTACGAAGAGGGCGACTTGGCCTGGAGCCCCGACGGTTCGAAGATTGCCTTTATCTCCAATCGCAAGCCCGATCCCTATGCCGACCCTGGTTTTGACGACATTTGGACGGTCTCGCCAAACGGCGGCGAGCCGACCAAGATCGACTCTCCGGATGGCCCAAAAGGCGGCTTGGCTTGGTCTCCCAACGGCGAAGCGCTGGCCTATGCCGGACACGAATACCCGGACGACTCTTGGGGCATCCGCAACGTCCGACTCTGGACGTTGAATCTTCGCACGGGCGAAGCCAAGAGCCATACCGACTCGATCGACAACTCGCTCGGCGTTAACTCGCTGACCGACATGCGCGAGTTCGGCGGCGGCAGCAAGGTCGTTTGGAGCGCCGATTCGGCCAGCGTTTACTTCCTGCTCAGCGAGATGGGCAGCGTGCGCATCTATCGGTCCGATTTGCAGGGCGGCCATGTCTGCCTGACGCCCGGAGATCACGATGTGTCGGGCTTCTCAGTCGCAAGTAACGGGTCGGTCGCCTTCGCAGTAGGCACAAGCGTCTCCCCTCACGAGATAGCGGTCGCCAAGCCTGCCGGCAATAGCCTTGACACCATTTATCAAACCGATCTGAACGGCGCGTTTCTGTCCGAAGTCAACGTGGCGCGCCCCGAGGCGTTCCATGTGGTCGCCGACGACGGAGTCGCGGTGCACGGCTGGATCATGCGCCCGCCCGATTTCGACCCGAACAGGAAGTATCCGACCATTCTGATGATACATGGCGGCCCGTCTGCCATGTACGGCAACTGCTTCTTTCACGAGTTTCAATCGACAGCGGCCCAAGGCTTTGTGGTGGTCTACACCAACCCTCGCGGCGGCAAAGGCTACGGCGAGGCGTTCGTCTCGGCGATCAAAGGCGATTGGGGCAATCGCGATTACAACGACCTGATGCAAGTAACCGATTGGGTCTCCAACCTGCCTTACGTCGATGCCGACCGGATGGGCGTGGCGGGAGGAAGCTACGGCGGATATATGACGACCTGGATCGTTGGCCACACCGATCGATTTAAGACAGCGGTCGCGGATCGAGTCGTAACCAACTTGGTGAGCATGGCGGGCGGCAGCGACTTTCCACAGATTCCCGACCGATATTGGCCGGGCAATGCCTGGTCGGAGACGGAGACATTGCGAAAGTGCTCGCCGCTGACCTATGCCGCCAACGTGAAGACTCCGCACCTGCTGGTGCACAGCGAGGGCGACCTGCGATGCCCGATCGGCCAAGCCGACGAATGGTATTCGGCCATGAAACGATTGGGCGTCGAAATCGTCTACGTACGCTATCCGGTCGAATCGAGCCACGGCCTATCGAGAAGCGGCCCGCCCGATCTGCGCATCCATCGCCTGACGCAGTACATCGATTGGTGGAACAACCGCCTAAAGCCATGA
- the lysS gene encoding lysine--tRNA ligase: MRDHPPLTRLEDENELVRSRLRKLQDLREKGCDPFAIERFERSHALGEIAANYDQLEGQTVQVAGRLMWERLMGKAAFAHLFDGESKLQIYLKSDELGEKFELFKLSDVGDYIGVKGFVFRTRTEEITVHVQEYTILSKAIRPVPFAKERGDERFAGLHDVQQRYRHRYLDLLTNPESRQALMGRCRMISEVRRFLDNEGFIEVETPILQPVASGAAARPFATHHNEMDVDLHLRIALELYLKRLIVGGIDKVYEIGRVFRNEGITTRHNPEFTMLELYQAYADLEDIMDLVERLFRGVAQSLTGSTQIEFDGRAIDFGPAWPRRRLTDLIEEYAGVPASELQTLESARRAADRIGLHSQKRDTAGAIIEKMLEQFVEPNLIQPTFVVGYPLETSPLAKRDPGQPGFTRRFEAYVAGLEVANAFSELNDPLDQRERFEAQACLRTAGDDEAQALDSDFLFAMEHGMPPTGGLGIGMDRMAMLLTGAKSIKDVIFFPQMKPEHEERE, encoded by the coding sequence ATGCGAGACCATCCCCCGCTAACGCGCCTTGAGGACGAGAACGAGCTAGTTCGATCCAGGCTCAGGAAGCTTCAAGATTTGCGAGAAAAGGGGTGCGACCCTTTTGCGATAGAACGTTTCGAGCGATCCCACGCTCTCGGCGAGATTGCGGCCAATTACGATCAGTTGGAAGGTCAGACGGTACAGGTCGCCGGGCGGCTGATGTGGGAGCGTTTGATGGGCAAGGCCGCATTTGCACACTTGTTCGATGGCGAATCGAAGCTTCAGATCTATCTGAAGTCGGATGAACTGGGGGAGAAGTTCGAGCTTTTCAAGCTCTCCGATGTGGGCGATTACATTGGCGTCAAGGGTTTCGTCTTTCGAACTCGCACCGAAGAGATCACCGTGCACGTTCAGGAATACACGATTCTGAGCAAGGCGATCCGCCCTGTGCCCTTTGCTAAGGAGCGCGGAGATGAGCGTTTTGCCGGACTGCACGACGTGCAGCAGCGTTATCGTCACCGCTACTTAGACCTGCTGACCAATCCCGAATCGCGCCAAGCGCTGATGGGGCGCTGCCGGATGATCTCCGAAGTGAGGCGCTTTTTAGACAACGAGGGCTTTATCGAGGTCGAAACGCCCATCCTCCAGCCCGTGGCGAGCGGCGCCGCCGCTAGACCCTTTGCCACCCATCACAACGAAATGGACGTCGATCTGCACCTTCGAATCGCGTTAGAACTCTATCTGAAGCGACTGATCGTGGGCGGTATCGATAAGGTTTATGAAATTGGTCGGGTCTTTCGGAACGAGGGGATTACGACGCGCCACAACCCCGAGTTCACGATGCTGGAACTTTACCAGGCCTATGCCGACTTAGAGGATATTATGGACCTGGTCGAGCGGCTCTTCCGCGGCGTCGCACAGAGTTTGACCGGTTCGACCCAGATCGAATTTGACGGCCGTGCGATCGATTTTGGCCCTGCATGGCCGCGGCGGCGCCTGACGGATCTGATCGAGGAGTATGCAGGCGTGCCAGCGTCCGAGCTGCAGACTCTGGAATCGGCCAGACGCGCGGCGGACCGGATCGGGCTTCACAGCCAAAAGCGCGACACCGCCGGGGCGATCATCGAAAAGATGCTGGAGCAGTTTGTCGAGCCAAACCTCATCCAACCGACGTTTGTCGTCGGCTATCCGCTCGAGACCTCTCCTCTGGCCAAGCGCGACCCGGGGCAGCCGGGCTTCACCCGGCGATTTGAGGCTTATGTAGCCGGATTAGAGGTGGCGAACGCGTTTTCCGAACTGAACGACCCGCTCGACCAGCGAGAACGATTTGAAGCGCAGGCCTGCTTGCGGACGGCAGGCGACGACGAGGCGCAGGCTTTGGACAGCGACTTTCTGTTCGCTATGGAGCACGGAATGCCGCCGACCGGCGGGTTGGGCATCGGTATGGACCGAATGGCAATGCTGCTGACTGGCGCGAAGTCGATCAAGGACGTCATATTCTTCCCACAGATGAAGCCAGAACACGAGGAGCGAGAATGA
- the trpC gene encoding indole-3-glycerol phosphate synthase TrpC, with product MDALLARIIETKLSEIREAKAAKPLSLLLEQAASQSPPLSLGKALQNRIAPLGLIAEVKRASPSAGEINARVDPVKQAESYQEHGASAISVLTDRDYFRGSLDDLIAVKRAVSIPVLRKEFIVDPFQIAESRAAGADAILLIVAAMRDRDQMAMLMQEASRFGMDCLIEAHDEEELAFALDCKATIIGINNRNLKTFEVSLDTSRRLLPLLPPDTIKIAESGIKSVLDAVAMREAGADAILVGEALMRGNPSELIPALTLIA from the coding sequence CTGGACGCTCTGCTCGCCCGCATCATCGAGACAAAACTCTCGGAGATCAGAGAGGCCAAAGCCGCCAAGCCTCTCTCGCTCCTATTGGAGCAGGCCGCGTCCCAATCGCCGCCGCTCAGCTTGGGCAAGGCGCTGCAGAATCGCATCGCGCCTCTGGGCCTAATCGCCGAAGTCAAGCGCGCATCGCCCAGCGCAGGCGAGATTAACGCCCGCGTCGATCCCGTCAAACAGGCCGAATCGTATCAAGAGCACGGCGCCAGCGCGATCAGCGTCCTGACCGATCGGGACTACTTTCGAGGCTCTTTGGACGATCTGATCGCGGTCAAACGGGCGGTCTCGATCCCCGTGCTTCGAAAGGAGTTTATTGTCGATCCCTTTCAGATAGCCGAGAGCCGTGCGGCGGGCGCCGACGCCATCTTGCTGATCGTAGCGGCCATGCGGGATCGAGATCAGATGGCGATGCTGATGCAAGAGGCCTCGCGCTTTGGGATGGATTGCTTGATAGAAGCGCACGATGAGGAAGAGTTGGCCTTTGCGCTGGACTGCAAAGCCACGATCATCGGAATCAACAACCGCAACCTTAAAACGTTCGAGGTCTCCTTGGATACAAGCAGACGCCTGTTGCCGTTGTTGCCCCCAGACACGATCAAGATTGCCGAGTCGGGGATCAAGTCGGTATTGGATGCCGTGGCGATGCGCGAGGCAGGCGCCGATGCAATCTTGGTCGGAGAAGCCCTGATGCGCGGCAACCCGTCCGAACTGATTCCCGCCCTGACGCTGATCGCATGA
- a CDS encoding phosphoribosylanthranilate isomerase yields the protein MTWIKICGVQDLETALFAQSAGANAIGIVLDPDSPRSMSGRDLSWLAEISAERVAVYRQPPISIDSSLFDALQFYPDQPPIDLPSAPLIVGLRTLDPVWVERADRLMFDSTDPGSGILSDWEAARHFVAQSPKPVILAGGLNSENVEEAIRAVRPFGVDVSSGVEISRGVKDLRLIESFISAAQKGYNQAP from the coding sequence ATGACCTGGATCAAGATTTGCGGAGTTCAAGACTTGGAAACGGCGCTCTTTGCCCAAAGCGCCGGCGCGAACGCCATCGGCATCGTGCTCGATCCCGACAGTCCGCGCTCCATGTCGGGACGAGACCTGTCGTGGCTCGCCGAAATAAGCGCAGAAAGGGTGGCGGTCTATCGCCAGCCGCCGATTTCAATCGATTCATCTCTCTTTGACGCCCTCCAGTTCTATCCCGACCAGCCCCCGATCGATCTCCCGTCCGCGCCCCTCATTGTGGGACTTCGAACGCTCGATCCCGTTTGGGTCGAGCGCGCCGACCGCCTCATGTTCGACTCGACCGATCCGGGTTCGGGCATTTTGTCCGATTGGGAGGCCGCTCGCCATTTTGTCGCCCAATCGCCCAAGCCGGTGATTCTTGCCGGCGGGTTAAACTCGGAAAACGTGGAGGAAGCGATTAGGGCGGTTAGACCGTTCGGCGTGGATGTCAGCTCCGGCGTCGAGATTTCGCGCGGAGTCAAAGACCTTCGACTTATCGAGTCGTTCATATCGGCCGCGCAAAAGGGATATAATCAAGCGCCATGA
- a CDS encoding MBL fold metallo-hydrolase, whose translation MSKTISLQTLQQWLSEGKPVDVIDARTADDFDEWSIPGSRHADLFYEMKDGRFDGFLKIGIPADKPSVLVCYAGRTSSDAANFLCQCGFDAYSLEGGMQAWSLAWNKAELKTPSAQIVQIRRTGKGCMSYLVVSQGEALVIDPAIGVEDTLSLLESYGARLIGIADTHVHADHLTRARQLSAKTGAPFYLPENNRVSFEYTPLPKTIKVGATHLSILKTPGHTWESVCLLIDGEALFTGDTLFVDSIGRPDLATKTGESEERAKALYASLQMLKALPGDPWVLPAHTDHPAPFDGRPIAKRLTEVVADVSFLKMSEPEFLDTILSRIPATPPNHLEIVRLNEAGEFPLGDPTDLEAGANRCAVK comes from the coding sequence ATGAGCAAGACGATCTCTTTACAAACCCTGCAGCAGTGGTTGAGCGAGGGCAAACCGGTCGATGTGATCGATGCCCGCACCGCCGACGATTTTGACGAATGGAGCATTCCGGGCAGCCGCCACGCAGACCTCTTTTACGAGATGAAAGACGGCCGCTTTGACGGCTTCCTAAAGATTGGCATTCCCGCCGACAAGCCGAGCGTGCTGGTCTGCTATGCGGGTCGAACCAGCAGCGATGCGGCCAACTTTCTATGCCAGTGCGGATTCGACGCCTATTCGTTGGAAGGCGGGATGCAGGCTTGGAGCCTGGCGTGGAACAAGGCGGAACTCAAGACGCCCAGCGCCCAAATCGTCCAGATCCGCCGAACCGGAAAAGGTTGCATGAGCTACTTGGTCGTCTCGCAAGGCGAGGCGCTTGTCATCGACCCGGCAATCGGCGTAGAGGATACGCTTTCGTTGCTCGAATCGTACGGCGCTCGCCTCATCGGCATTGCGGATACCCATGTTCATGCCGACCATCTGACCCGCGCCAGACAGTTGAGCGCAAAGACGGGCGCGCCGTTCTATCTCCCTGAAAACAATCGCGTCTCGTTCGAATATACGCCGTTGCCCAAAACGATCAAGGTCGGCGCGACGCACCTTAGCATTCTAAAGACTCCCGGACATACTTGGGAAAGCGTCTGCCTATTGATCGACGGCGAGGCGCTCTTTACCGGCGATACGCTGTTTGTCGATAGCATTGGGCGGCCCGATCTTGCAACCAAGACCGGCGAGAGCGAAGAGCGCGCGAAAGCCCTCTATGCATCCCTGCAGATGCTCAAGGCGCTCCCGGGCGATCCTTGGGTGTTGCCCGCTCACACGGACCATCCCGCGCCGTTCGACGGCCGCCCGATCGCTAAGCGTCTTACAGAAGTTGTCGCAGACGTCTCCTTTCTGAAGATGTCCGAGCCGGAATTCCTCGATACCATCCTCTCGCGCATACCCGCAACCCCTCCGAACCACTTAGAGATCGTGCGGTTGAACGAAGCGGGCGAGTTTCCGTTGGGGGATCCGACCGATTTGGAAGCGGGCGCCAATCGATGCGCGGTCAAATAG
- a CDS encoding type IV pilus twitching motility protein PilT yields the protein MDASQEADAPYAPPKLTESTTETGEELPLNEVDLDDLLRQTVEKGASDLHLSVALPPMIRLNGSLAPLNYEKAKPEHIRRMVYDVLTDSQIEQFERSHELDFAYSVAGTARFRFNVYMQRGSVGAAMRVIPSKIPAIEDLRLPKVVFDVVRRHSGLVLVTGPTGSGKSTSLACMIDLVNQSRACHILTIEDPIEYLHPHKKAMVNQRELHADTDTFNNALRAVLREDPDVILIGEMRDLETIQAALTLAETGHLVFATLHTRNAPQTIDRIIDVFPPHQQEQIRVLLANTLEAVFAQQLIPMLGGGRMAAIEVMVATPAIRNLVREGKTHQIYSVMETSSALGMQTMDRTLADMHHNGYISEEEALMRAIDKENFSRLTRAA from the coding sequence ATGGACGCCAGCCAAGAGGCCGACGCACCCTATGCGCCGCCAAAGCTCACTGAGTCTACGACCGAAACGGGCGAAGAACTCCCGCTGAACGAAGTCGATTTAGACGATCTGTTGCGCCAAACCGTGGAGAAAGGCGCATCCGACCTGCACCTTTCGGTCGCACTCCCGCCGATGATTCGGCTCAACGGCTCGCTGGCTCCTCTGAACTACGAGAAAGCGAAGCCCGAGCACATTCGCCGGATGGTCTACGATGTGCTGACCGACTCCCAAATCGAGCAGTTCGAGCGCAGTCACGAATTGGACTTTGCCTACTCGGTCGCTGGCACGGCTCGCTTTCGATTCAACGTCTATATGCAGCGCGGCTCGGTCGGCGCCGCCATGCGCGTCATCCCCAGCAAGATTCCGGCCATCGAGGACCTTCGTCTGCCCAAAGTCGTCTTTGACGTTGTCCGCCGCCACAGCGGATTGGTGCTGGTAACGGGGCCGACAGGCTCGGGAAAGAGCACTTCTCTGGCCTGCATGATCGATCTCGTCAATCAGAGCCGAGCCTGCCACATCCTGACCATCGAGGATCCGATCGAATACCTTCACCCGCACAAAAAGGCGATGGTCAACCAGCGCGAACTGCACGCCGACACCGATACGTTTAACAATGCGCTGCGAGCGGTCCTGCGAGAAGACCCCGATGTCATCCTGATCGGCGAGATGCGCGATCTAGAGACGATCCAAGCCGCGCTGACCTTGGCCGAAACAGGGCACTTGGTCTTTGCCACCCTTCACACCCGAAACGCCCCGCAGACCATCGACCGAATCATCGACGTTTTTCCGCCTCACCAGCAAGAGCAGATCCGAGTGCTGCTGGCCAACACGCTCGAGGCGGTCTTCGCGCAACAGCTCATCCCGATGTTGGGCGGAGGTCGAATGGCCGCGATCGAAGTTATGGTCGCCACGCCGGCCATCCGAAACTTGGTGCGCGAAGGCAAGACCCATCAAATCTACTCGGTTATGGAAACGAGTTCGGCCCTGGGCATGCAGACGATGGACAGAACCCTGGCCGATATGCACCACAACGGATACATCAGCGAAGAGGAAGCCTTAATGCGAGCGATCGATAAGGAAAACTTCTCACGCTTGACGAGGGCCGCTTAA